The following is a genomic window from Desulfoplanes formicivorans.
CTCTGGCATCCTTTTTCCAATTCAAGATGCTGTTTGGCCGTACGGAAGAAAACTTCAATATCCCAGCGCCGACCGTAGATACGCACAATTTCTTCATCCGGAAGATTTTTATCTGTACACAGTAATGCAAGCCAATCTTTTTTGCTCCGGTTGCGGACAAAAACCAATTTTGCCGTGCCTCCATCTTTCATCTGAACTTGAGC
Proteins encoded in this region:
- a CDS encoding transposase: AQVQMKDGGTAKLVFVRNRSKKDWLALLCTDKNLPDEEIVRIYGRRWDIEVFFRTAKQHLELEKGCQ